One Oscillospiraceae bacterium genomic region harbors:
- a CDS encoding alpha/beta hydrolase yields MKPIINEFTVPSPDGAVMLKGLFYPAVNQKGLLVICHGMLEHKERYDEFCIYMSEQGISCAIFDMRGHGESVNSSDELGYYYKGGIKSVVEDIRAVLIYTRSLAGNVPVTLFGHSFGSLAVRSFAKKYGNTIDALIVCGSPSENPAAGAGIAVAELMSIFGSLKNRSVLIDNLVFGNARKAFAADGRCGWLSSNRESNAAYEGDPLCGFVFTLDGFITLFRLMKDVYKTEPCVNQALPVLFISGAGDPMRIGNDEFFAAAESMKKCGYKNVRAHLFEGARHEILNECDEIKKAVYSEIADFTKNVG; encoded by the coding sequence ATGAAGCCGATTATAAATGAATTTACCGTTCCCTCTCCTGACGGAGCCGTAATGCTCAAGGGGCTTTTTTATCCCGCAGTAAATCAAAAAGGACTGCTGGTCATCTGCCACGGAATGCTGGAGCATAAGGAGCGATATGACGAATTCTGTATATATATGTCAGAGCAAGGAATTTCATGCGCCATTTTTGATATGCGCGGCCACGGGGAAAGCGTAAATTCGTCTGATGAATTAGGTTATTATTACAAAGGCGGAATCAAGAGCGTCGTTGAGGATATCCGCGCTGTGCTTATCTATACCCGATCGCTCGCCGGAAATGTACCGGTCACTCTGTTCGGGCACAGCTTCGGCTCGCTTGCGGTAAGATCTTTCGCGAAGAAATACGGAAATACGATCGATGCGCTGATTGTATGCGGCAGTCCTTCTGAAAATCCTGCCGCCGGCGCGGGAATTGCTGTCGCAGAGTTAATGAGCATATTCGGCTCTTTGAAAAATAGAAGCGTTTTAATCGACAATCTTGTATTCGGCAACGCAAGAAAAGCGTTCGCAGCGGACGGGAGGTGCGGATGGCTTTCCTCAAACCGTGAAAGCAACGCCGCTTATGAAGGGGATCCTCTGTGCGGTTTTGTTTTCACGCTTGACGGATTCATTACGCTTTTCAGGCTGATGAAGGATGTCTATAAAACAGAGCCATGTGTGAACCAAGCGCTGCCTGTGCTTTTTATAAGCGGAGCCGGAGATCCCATGAGGATCGGAAACGATGAGTTTTTCGCCGCCGCCGAATCCATGAAAAAATGCGGATACAAAAACGTCCGTGCACATCTTTTCGAAGGAGCAAGACACGAAATACTCAACGAATGTGATGAAATTAAAAAAGCGGTATACTCTGAGATTGCAGATTTTACGAAAAACGTTGGATAA
- a CDS encoding leucine-rich repeat domain-containing protein, with the protein MKKIVFSLLMAALLCFSVCMVACNENRNSETDSNKSATESGESNVKDPSSNSETDPNESVTESGDSNVNDYLINGFDIITIGDYPEIEAAIRLSANVENGELTKEDFLKVTSLDISGEGIQDITPLKALINLTELQAHYNKIVDISPLAALKKLTKLDLSSNSIADISPLSGLTGLVDLIIYSNDIVDISPLTGLNKLDHLLLAVNDIADISPLATLENLTILDLDGNNIVDVSPLSGLTDLVRLLIAANDIVDVSPLSGLTDLVLLCINSNNIVDISPLSGLVNLTDARLGGNNISDITPLRSWKNIERLTLNSNPITDITVLGNLTTLLQVMLGGCPIEDFSPVAHVERVEPYTRGGTIPE; encoded by the coding sequence ATGAAAAAGATCGTTTTTTCCCTGCTAATGGCGGCGTTACTGTGTTTTTCCGTTTGTATGGTCGCCTGCAACGAAAATCGAAACAGCGAAACCGATTCTAATAAAAGCGCAACGGAATCAGGGGAATCAAATGTTAAAGACCCTTCTTCAAACAGCGAAACCGATCCGAATGAAAGCGTAACGGAATCAGGAGATTCAAATGTAAATGATTATCTGATAAACGGTTTCGACATCATAACAATCGGTGACTACCCTGAAATTGAAGCGGCAATACGGTTAAGCGCGAATGTGGAAAATGGTGAGCTTACTAAAGAGGATTTTCTCAAGGTGACAAGCTTGGATATATCCGGTGAGGGTATTCAGGATATTACCCCTCTTAAGGCACTTATAAATCTTACGGAACTTCAAGCGCATTATAACAAAATAGTTGATATTTCTCCTCTCGCGGCGCTTAAAAAGCTTACTAAACTTGACTTGAGCAGCAACAGCATAGCTGATATTTCACCATTGTCCGGATTAACTGGTCTTGTCGATTTAATCATTTATTCTAACGACATAGTTGATATTTCACCGCTAACCGGACTAAACAAGCTTGACCACCTTTTACTTGCTGTAAATGATATAGCTGATATTTCACCGCTCGCAACGCTTGAAAATCTTACTATACTTGACTTGGACGGCAACAACATAGTTGATGTTTCGCCATTGTCCGGATTAACTGATCTTGTCCGGTTGTTGATTGCGGCTAACGACATAGTTGATGTTTCACCATTGTCTGGATTAACTGATCTTGTCCTTTTATGCATTAATTCTAACAACATAGTCGATATTTCACCGCTCTCCGGATTGGTGAATCTTACCGATGCAAGACTTGGCGGTAACAATATAAGCGATATTACACCCCTTCGCAGTTGGAAAAATATAGAGCGCTTAACACTTAATTCTAATCCGATTACAGACATCACTGTACTTGGTAACTTAACTACACTATTACAAGTGATGTTAGGAGGCTGCCCTATAGAAGATTTCTCGCCTGTTGCGCATGTGGAGCGTGTGGAACCATACACACGAGGCGGAACAATACCTGAATAA
- a CDS encoding flavin reductase family protein has translation MEKISLPASNAFCPQCLFLYGTYKEGNIPNYGLFCWATYCWDDKFKFVACIGEDKLTRDRIRATGIFSASVVTKSLLPFADFSGNNSGYEVDKSKIIESINGAVLNVPVPKDSVWSFELVVDKTLRLDEEGKSEIYVCSIKNVLADERLADETISFEERLRMAEPVITMSARYFSVDKSPIGSWGNWKKL, from the coding sequence ATGGAAAAAATTTCTTTGCCCGCGTCCAATGCTTTCTGCCCGCAGTGTCTGTTTCTATATGGCACATATAAAGAAGGTAATATTCCGAATTATGGTCTTTTTTGTTGGGCTACATATTGCTGGGATGATAAATTTAAATTCGTCGCTTGTATAGGCGAGGATAAACTTACACGCGACAGGATACGCGCAACGGGTATTTTTTCGGCATCAGTCGTAACAAAATCATTGTTGCCGTTCGCCGACTTTTCTGGCAATAATTCCGGTTATGAGGTTGATAAATCAAAAATAATCGAGTCAATAAACGGCGCGGTATTAAATGTACCTGTGCCAAAAGACAGCGTATGGAGTTTTGAACTTGTTGTTGACAAGACGCTTCGCCTTGATGAAGAGGGAAAAAGTGAAATTTATGTTTGCAGTATCAAAAACGTACTCGCCGATGAACGGTTGGCGGATGAAACCATCTCGTTTGAGGAGCGGTTAAGAATGGCCGAGCCGGTTATTACAATGTCAGCAAGATATTTTTCGGTTGATAAAAGCCCTATCGGCAGCTGGGGAAATTGGAAGAAGCTATAA
- a CDS encoding MmcQ/YjbR family DNA-binding protein has product MTHQEIIEYCLQKPCTYTDYPFDPLYPVIKVKAPSQQKGRIFAQPFMLHGEPKVTLNCTPESAEFYRSVYSSSVVRGWHCPPIHQPHFNTVNLDGTVPDEEILQMIDHAYDIVVSKFPKYIQKEINEMCQ; this is encoded by the coding sequence ATGACACATCAGGAAATAATAGAATATTGTCTGCAAAAGCCATGTACATATACGGATTATCCCTTTGATCCGCTTTATCCTGTCATTAAGGTAAAAGCTCCTTCTCAGCAAAAGGGACGGATTTTCGCACAGCCGTTTATGCTTCACGGCGAACCGAAGGTTACATTGAACTGCACCCCGGAGTCGGCTGAATTTTACCGAAGTGTTTATTCCAGCTCTGTGGTGCGAGGCTGGCATTGCCCTCCCATCCATCAGCCTCATTTCAATACAGTAAACCTTGACGGCACTGTGCCGGACGAAGAAATCTTGCAGATGATTGACCATGCATATGACATTGTTGTTTCCAAATTTCCGAAGTACATTCAGAAAGAAATCAATGAGATGTGCCAATGA
- a CDS encoding leucine-rich repeat domain-containing protein, translating to MKKIVFSLLMAALLCFSVCMVAFNENRNSETDINKIATESGDSNVNDYLINGFDIRTIGDYPEIEAAIRLSANVENGDLTKEDFLKVTSLDISGVGIQDITLLKALINLTELQAHSNKIVDISPLATLKKLTKLNLNSNSIVDVSPLAALKKLTELNLGGNDIADISPLSGLTGLVDLYINSNKIVDISPLTGLNKLDHLSLAVNDIADISPLAALKNITELDLSSNNIDDVSPLSGLTGLVDLIIYYNKIVDISPLAALMNLTELQAHNNKIVDISPLNGLNKLDLLSLSGNDIADISPLATLENLTKLYLGSNNIVDVSPLSELTNLVWLEIAANDIVDVSPLSGLTDLVLLYINSNNIVDISPLSGLVNLTDARLSGNNISDITPLGSWSKMERLGLDDNPITDISVLRGLNLLLSLTVTNCPIEDFSPVAHVRHVEPSLETD from the coding sequence ATGAAAAAGATCGTTTTTTCACTGCTAATGGCGGCGTTACTGTGTTTTTCCGTTTGTATGGTAGCCTTCAACGAAAATCGAAACAGCGAAACCGATATTAATAAAATCGCAACGGAATCGGGGGATTCAAATGTAAATGATTATCTGATAAACGGTTTCGACATCAGAACAATCGGTGACTACCCTGAAATTGAAGCGGCAATACGGTTAAGCGCGAATGTGGAAAATGGTGATCTTACTAAAGAGGATTTTCTCAAGGTGACAAGCTTGGATATATCCGGTGTGGGTATTCAGGATATTACCCTTCTTAAGGCACTTATAAATCTTACGGAACTTCAAGCGCATTCTAACAAAATAGTTGATATTTCGCCTCTCGCGACGCTTAAAAAGCTTACTAAACTTAACTTGAACAGCAACAGCATAGTTGATGTTTCTCCTCTCGCGGCGCTTAAAAAGCTTACTGAACTTAACTTGGGAGGCAACGACATAGCTGATATTTCACCATTGTCTGGATTAACTGGTCTTGTCGATTTATACATTAATTCCAACAAAATAGTTGATATTTCACCGCTAACCGGACTAAACAAGCTTGACCACCTTTCACTTGCTGTAAATGATATAGCTGATATTTCGCCTCTCGCGGCGCTTAAAAATATTACTGAACTTGACTTGAGCAGCAACAACATAGATGATGTTTCACCATTGTCCGGATTAACTGGTCTTGTCGATTTAATCATTTATTATAACAAAATAGTTGATATTTCTCCTCTCGCGGCACTAATGAATCTTACTGAACTTCAAGCGCATAATAACAAAATAGTTGATATTTCACCGCTAAACGGACTAAACAAGCTTGACCTCCTTTCGCTTTCTGGAAATGATATAGCTGATATTTCACCGCTCGCAACGCTTGAAAATCTTACTAAGCTTTACTTGGGCAGCAACAACATAGTTGATGTTTCGCCATTGTCCGAATTAACGAATCTTGTCTGGTTGGAGATTGCAGCTAACGACATAGTTGATGTTTCACCATTGTCCGGATTAACTGATCTTGTCCTTTTATACATTAATTCTAACAACATTGTCGATATTTCACCGCTTTCCGGATTGGTGAATCTTACCGACGCAAGACTTAGCGGCAACAATATAAGCGATATTACACCTCTGGGAAGCTGGAGCAAGATGGAGCGCTTGGGTCTTGACGACAATCCGATTACAGACATATCGGTACTCCGCGGATTAAATCTTCTGCTAAGTTTGACGGTAACAAACTGCCCTATAGAAGATTTTTCGCCTGTTGCGCATGTGAGGCATGTGGAACCGTCCTTAGAGACGGACTGA
- a CDS encoding DUF6774 domain-containing protein, producing the protein MNYCQLTMAVTALANALAGMLNEDEISVLAALLTQLGDTLATINTHKEICEARHDDNEESIKKR; encoded by the coding sequence ATGAACTACTGCCAGCTGACTATGGCTGTCACTGCGCTGGCAAATGCGCTTGCGGGTATGTTGAACGAAGATGAAATTTCCGTGCTGGCAGCCTTGTTGACGCAACTGGGCGACACTCTCGCAACAATAAACACCCATAAGGAAATATGCGAGGCAAGGCATGATGATAATGAGGAAAGCATAAAAAAACGATAA